From one Salinibacterium hongtaonis genomic stretch:
- a CDS encoding zf-TFIIB domain-containing protein produces MKCPVDSTLLTMSERNGVEIDYCPVCRGVWLDRGELDKILDRAAAETGPVRPAATQQTYVDPRYGDQLRGDQLRGDQRQAQQPYGQAPYYKKRKDSWLSELFD; encoded by the coding sequence ATGAAGTGTCCTGTTGACTCAACCCTGTTGACAATGAGCGAGCGCAACGGCGTCGAAATCGACTACTGCCCCGTGTGCCGCGGCGTATGGCTCGACCGCGGAGAGCTCGACAAGATTCTCGACCGTGCCGCTGCCGAGACCGGCCCCGTCCGCCCCGCCGCGACGCAGCAGACCTATGTCGATCCTCGCTATGGAGACCAGCTCCGTGGCGACCAGCTGCGCGGTGATCAGCGCCAGGCGCAGCAGCCCTATGGGCAGGCGCCGTATTACAAAAAGCGCAAGGACAGCTGGCTGAGCGAGCTCTTCGACTAG
- a CDS encoding RecQ family ATP-dependent DNA helicase encodes MTDETRTSALQILRTLVGSPTADFHEGQYEAISSLVDGHSRALVVQRTGWGKSAVYFVATLLLRQRGGGPTVLVSPLLALMRDQISAAERAGVRAVAINSTNAHEWGDVVAALERDEVDVLLVSPERLNNPTFREQQLPALVARMGLLVVDEAHCISDWGHDFRPDYRRLRDLIAQMPSGVPVLATTATANSRVVADIAEQLGGAEVVTIRGPLARASLRLGVLRLPDSKTRLGWLLSHLGDLPGSGIIYTLTVSAAEDTARLLRDAGHAVRAYTGQTDTGEREESEGMLKRNEVKALVATSALGMGFDKPDLGFVVHLGAPSSPVAYYQQVGRAGRATENADVLLLPGTEDRDIWQYFATASMPDQARAERILSALERERPTSTPALEALVDIRRTPLELLLKVLDVDGAVRRVQGGWVATGEPWTYDAERYSRIAAERVAEQQHMIEYETTTSCRMEFLQRTLDDETAAPCGRCDNCAGAWYPTAIAADAAASAASSLDRVGVAIEPRAQWPTGADRLGLPVKGRIAAAERPLEGRALARLTDLGWGGTLRELFAPGSPDAPASAALIAACVRVLAGWGWEERPAAIVTMPSRRHPQLIESVAAGLSQAGRLPHLGSLEYLKGGPEGEPGGNSAYRLAGVWGRIGVPDALADDLAGLAATKPDSPILLIDDLVDSRWTITVASRALRQSGAAGVLPFALAVVR; translated from the coding sequence ATGACCGACGAGACCCGAACCTCAGCCCTCCAGATTCTGCGCACCCTCGTCGGGTCGCCGACAGCCGATTTTCATGAGGGCCAGTACGAGGCCATCTCCAGCCTTGTCGACGGGCATAGCCGCGCGCTCGTCGTGCAGCGCACCGGATGGGGCAAGTCGGCGGTCTATTTTGTCGCGACCCTGCTGCTGAGGCAGCGCGGCGGCGGGCCCACCGTTCTCGTCTCACCCCTGCTCGCGCTCATGCGCGACCAGATCTCGGCCGCTGAACGCGCCGGAGTTAGGGCCGTGGCCATCAACTCAACCAACGCTCACGAGTGGGGCGACGTGGTTGCCGCGCTCGAGCGTGACGAGGTCGATGTTCTACTCGTCTCGCCCGAGAGGCTCAACAACCCGACCTTTCGCGAGCAGCAACTCCCGGCGCTCGTGGCACGCATGGGGCTGCTCGTTGTCGACGAGGCCCACTGCATCAGCGACTGGGGCCACGACTTCAGACCCGACTATCGGCGCCTGCGCGACTTGATCGCCCAGATGCCGTCCGGAGTGCCTGTGCTGGCAACGACCGCGACGGCCAACAGTCGTGTGGTCGCCGATATCGCCGAACAGCTCGGCGGTGCCGAGGTCGTGACGATTCGCGGCCCGCTTGCCAGGGCATCCCTGCGCCTCGGGGTGCTGCGCCTGCCCGACTCAAAGACGCGCCTCGGCTGGCTGCTCAGTCACTTGGGCGACCTGCCCGGCTCCGGCATCATCTACACGCTGACGGTGTCGGCGGCAGAAGACACGGCACGCTTGCTGCGGGATGCCGGTCATGCCGTGCGCGCCTACACCGGCCAGACCGACACGGGCGAGCGCGAGGAGTCGGAGGGGATGCTCAAGCGCAACGAGGTCAAGGCCTTGGTCGCCACGAGCGCCCTGGGGATGGGCTTCGACAAACCTGACCTGGGGTTTGTCGTGCACCTTGGCGCGCCCTCCTCTCCCGTTGCCTACTACCAACAGGTGGGGCGCGCTGGCCGCGCCACCGAAAACGCGGATGTTCTCCTGCTGCCGGGCACAGAAGACCGCGATATCTGGCAGTACTTCGCCACCGCATCCATGCCAGATCAGGCCCGCGCTGAACGCATTCTCTCCGCCCTTGAGCGCGAACGCCCCACCTCGACGCCTGCCCTCGAGGCCCTGGTCGACATCCGCCGCACCCCGCTCGAGCTCCTGCTCAAGGTGCTCGATGTCGATGGTGCCGTACGTCGCGTGCAGGGCGGTTGGGTCGCAACCGGCGAGCCGTGGACCTACGACGCCGAGCGTTACTCCCGCATCGCTGCGGAACGGGTCGCCGAGCAGCAGCACATGATCGAGTACGAGACCACGACCTCATGCCGCATGGAGTTCTTGCAGCGCACCCTCGACGACGAAACAGCGGCCCCGTGTGGGCGGTGCGATAACTGCGCTGGCGCCTGGTATCCCACTGCCATCGCCGCGGATGCAGCGGCGTCGGCGGCGTCGTCCCTCGACCGGGTTGGCGTTGCTATCGAGCCGCGGGCGCAGTGGCCCACGGGGGCGGATCGGCTCGGGCTGCCCGTCAAGGGGCGCATCGCTGCCGCCGAGCGCCCGCTTGAGGGCAGGGCTCTGGCCCGTCTCACGGACCTGGGCTGGGGCGGCACGCTGCGCGAACTCTTTGCCCCCGGCTCCCCCGATGCTCCCGCTTCGGCGGCGCTCATCGCGGCGTGCGTTCGGGTGCTCGCGGGCTGGGGATGGGAGGAGCGCCCGGCCGCGATCGTCACGATGCCCTCCCGGCGGCACCCGCAGCTCATCGAGTCGGTTGCCGCTGGGCTGTCGCAGGCGGGTCGACTGCCGCACCTGGGTTCCTTGGAGTACCTCAAGGGTGGGCCAGAGGGCGAGCCCGGCGGCAATAGCGCCTATCGGCTCGCAGGCGTGTGGGGCCGCATCGGAGTGCCGGATGCGCTCGCCGACGATCTCGCCGGCCTCGCGGCGACCAAGCCGGACAGCCCGATTCTGTTGATCGATGACCTGGTCGACAGCAGATGGACCATAACGGTGGCATCCAGGGCTCTGCGTCAGAGCGGTGCGGCCGGGGTGCTCCCCTTTGCCCTCGCCGTCGTGCGCTAG
- a CDS encoding diguanylate cyclase domain-containing protein yields the protein MIPDHVGSAHPNAERTRWSWPFIVAPVALVLIYSLVFVAILSDQAMRERAELAMEQQATVETTVRGLETRLDSLGSDVLVAAAAPAVVQLADGRTEESLQQAAELFVAFVSKKHSIQELRYIDEQGREVLVVKKAEGGGIAPVPEHQLADWSDHYSFQDTRTLAVGDVYVSPLDLRVEDSEIVVPWHPTMRLATPVFDSEGARQGLVVIYVDGAQFLERFRESMSDSSLPIMLNADGGWLVAPDGLGEFGFALGDENGFATSSPEAWAAISAAETGEVSGPDGIYAYGTAHPSHVGVRLAGDETHGFNHAHDDLWKIVAWMPSAMLPSASIVRDTATFALYVAGLVVLLALGTYAAQMTVVRLRVSRSEADTKLRLEAIQNTLGEGLFVMDTRGTITDVNPECARLLGWRREEMIGRDAHALFHAHPDTESTSAFCPMRAVATTGMTFRSNDEVFVRKDGCLIHVGVSAAPFTVNGGVTGAVVTFRDITEIRRYQEEIRQLAFVDELTGLPNRRVLNDRLEQAIAMADRHGNGLAVMFVDLDRFKSVNDVHGHEAGDAFLREIADRLSASVRASDTVVRQGGDEFVVLLPEVSDASEAEVVARAILAAFETPVTVLGIELDASVSLGIALYPEHGTDADALMAEADAAMYGSKEAGRTRFCVSGNEPVHPEPAQRGPVAAVR from the coding sequence GTGATACCCGATCATGTCGGTTCCGCGCACCCGAACGCGGAACGGACGAGATGGTCCTGGCCGTTCATCGTGGCGCCGGTTGCCCTCGTTCTCATCTACTCGCTGGTGTTTGTGGCGATCCTTTCTGACCAGGCCATGCGCGAGCGCGCCGAGCTGGCCATGGAGCAGCAGGCGACGGTCGAGACCACAGTGCGCGGGCTCGAGACCCGGCTCGATAGCCTGGGTAGCGATGTGCTCGTTGCCGCGGCAGCCCCCGCAGTGGTCCAGCTCGCCGACGGCCGCACCGAAGAGTCGCTGCAGCAGGCAGCCGAACTGTTCGTCGCCTTTGTGTCGAAGAAGCACTCCATCCAGGAGCTTCGCTACATCGATGAGCAGGGGCGTGAGGTGCTCGTGGTGAAAAAAGCCGAGGGTGGGGGAATTGCCCCGGTGCCAGAGCATCAGCTCGCCGACTGGTCAGACCACTACTCATTCCAGGACACCCGCACCCTTGCGGTCGGCGATGTTTATGTCTCGCCTCTCGATCTCAGGGTCGAGGACTCGGAGATCGTGGTTCCTTGGCATCCAACGATGAGGCTTGCCACTCCCGTCTTCGACAGCGAGGGCGCTCGACAGGGTCTCGTCGTCATCTACGTCGACGGTGCCCAGTTCTTGGAGCGCTTTCGCGAATCCATGAGTGATAGCTCGCTCCCGATTATGCTCAACGCCGATGGCGGATGGCTCGTCGCCCCGGACGGCCTTGGTGAATTCGGCTTCGCCCTGGGTGACGAAAACGGCTTCGCGACGAGCAGCCCCGAAGCGTGGGCAGCCATCAGCGCAGCCGAAACCGGAGAGGTCAGCGGGCCCGACGGCATTTATGCGTATGGCACGGCGCACCCCTCGCACGTTGGCGTGCGGCTCGCCGGCGATGAGACCCACGGGTTCAACCACGCGCACGACGACCTGTGGAAGATCGTGGCGTGGATGCCGTCGGCGATGCTGCCGTCGGCCAGCATCGTGCGCGATACCGCCACGTTCGCCCTCTACGTTGCTGGCCTCGTCGTTCTGCTGGCGCTCGGCACCTACGCAGCCCAGATGACGGTCGTACGCCTGCGTGTGAGCCGCTCTGAGGCCGACACGAAGCTGAGGCTCGAAGCCATCCAAAACACCCTCGGCGAGGGTCTGTTCGTGATGGACACCCGGGGAACCATAACCGACGTCAACCCCGAATGCGCCCGGCTGCTCGGGTGGCGGCGTGAGGAAATGATCGGGCGCGACGCCCATGCCCTCTTTCACGCGCATCCCGATACCGAGTCGACTTCGGCGTTTTGTCCCATGCGGGCCGTCGCCACAACGGGAATGACCTTCAGGAGCAACGACGAGGTGTTCGTGCGCAAGGACGGATGCCTCATCCATGTGGGGGTGAGCGCGGCGCCGTTCACGGTGAACGGTGGGGTCACGGGCGCTGTCGTCACCTTTCGTGACATCACTGAGATCCGTCGGTACCAAGAAGAGATCCGGCAGCTCGCGTTTGTGGACGAGCTCACGGGGTTGCCCAACCGCCGGGTGCTCAATGACCGACTCGAGCAGGCCATTGCGATGGCCGATCGGCACGGCAACGGTCTCGCCGTGATGTTCGTGGATCTCGACCGGTTCAAGTCGGTCAACGACGTCCACGGGCACGAGGCGGGGGACGCGTTCTTGCGCGAGATCGCCGACCGCCTCAGTGCGAGCGTGCGGGCGAGTGACACCGTGGTCCGGCAGGGCGGCGACGAGTTCGTGGTGTTGCTGCCCGAGGTGAGCGACGCGTCAGAGGCGGAGGTTGTGGCCCGCGCGATCCTGGCGGCGTTCGAAACGCCTGTCACCGTTCTTGGCATCGAACTTGATGCGTCGGTGAGCCTCGGAATCGCCCTCTACCCGGAGCATGGAACCGACGCCGATGCCCTCATGGCCGAGGCGGACGCGGCGATGTACGGCTCCAAAGAGGCAGGACGCACACGCTTTTGCGTCAGCGGAAACGAGCCGGTACATCCCGAGCCTGCTCAGCGAGGTCCCGTCGCTGCCGTTCGCTAG
- the rraA gene encoding ribonuclease E activity regulator RraA: MTETDSSLADTTADFATADLYDVHEDALQSVSLQLLNLGGKPRFTGSIRTVRCYRDNGIVKALLNSPGDGSVLVVDGGGSLDSALMGDLIAAAAVHNGWSGVVINGAIRDRVAIGTLELGVKALGSNPRKSAKAGEGQVDGVVEFGGVIFVPGRTLWSDEDGILVER, translated from the coding sequence ATGACCGAAACCGACAGCAGCCTTGCCGACACGACCGCCGATTTCGCTACGGCTGACCTCTATGACGTGCACGAAGATGCCCTGCAGTCGGTGAGCCTTCAGCTTCTCAACCTGGGGGGCAAGCCGCGCTTCACCGGCAGCATCCGCACCGTTCGCTGTTACCGCGACAACGGCATCGTCAAGGCGCTGCTCAACTCGCCGGGCGACGGCAGCGTGCTTGTCGTCGACGGCGGCGGCTCCCTCGACTCTGCCCTGATGGGCGATCTCATCGCGGCGGCGGCGGTGCACAACGGATGGTCGGGAGTCGTGATCAACGGTGCGATCCGCGATCGTGTGGCCATCGGCACGCTGGAGCTGGGCGTCAAAGCGCTCGGGAGTAACCCCCGCAAGAGCGCGAAAGCGGGGGAGGGCCAGGTGGACGGTGTTGTGGAATTCGGCGGCGTGATCTTTGTGCCCGGCCGCACGCTGTGGAGCGACGAAGACGGCATCCTCGTCGAGCGGTGA
- a CDS encoding DUF1330 domain-containing protein: MAYIDINPDQLRSVLGTMPPATPFDMLNLLRFRETAEYPAQYANQPVTISGAEAYATYGRHARKHLADIGAEVVVMAESCGTLIGPVDEQWHQVLLVRYPSIEKFVAMVTDPSYEEAAVHRTAALADSRLIVTLTR; the protein is encoded by the coding sequence ATGGCCTACATCGATATCAACCCGGATCAGCTCAGATCGGTGCTCGGCACCATGCCGCCCGCAACCCCGTTCGACATGCTCAACCTGCTGCGCTTTCGCGAGACGGCCGAGTATCCGGCGCAGTACGCGAACCAGCCGGTAACCATCAGCGGCGCAGAGGCCTATGCGACCTATGGCCGTCACGCTCGCAAGCACCTCGCCGACATCGGCGCCGAGGTTGTCGTCATGGCAGAATCCTGCGGCACGCTCATCGGCCCCGTCGACGAGCAGTGGCATCAGGTATTGCTCGTGCGCTACCCGTCGATCGAGAAGTTTGTGGCCATGGTCACCGACCCGTCCTATGAGGAGGCGGCCGTGCACCGCACCGCGGCTCTCGCCGACTCGCGTCTCATCGTGACGCTAACGCGATAA
- the add gene encoding adenosine deaminase, giving the protein MGARVRPIRSSETRDGHTVTTTPTAPAQAHVTPGAKRVDEETIRSIPKAEVHVHLEGTFELIDLIELARESGVPLPGPAATLFDLGTHFAPDTTDTIDAGSGVGTGGLSAFLRFLDWQCGLIRTPQQASALAYRFAARQSASGIRYTDVIVNPTHWSAWRGRVGDLLSALAEGFDEAERDGLCVINIAYSLLRTQSQDEATTIARWLVETRPSRVIALSVDGDERVAGRTAEKFAPAFDIARDGGLRRTIHAGESSGAEGVWDAIRHLHAERIDHGVRAIDDDELVAHLAETGIPLDVCLRSNLTLGVYPDLASHPLAELMRRGVTVTVNTDDPAPIGTRLENEWSLAADAYGWGLPQLIALAHASVTASFAPDALAAELHEAIDARALALGV; this is encoded by the coding sequence ATGGGCGCCCGCGTGCGCCCCATCCGTTCCAGCGAAACGAGAGACGGCCACACCGTGACCACGACACCGACCGCCCCCGCCCAAGCGCACGTCACCCCGGGGGCGAAGCGCGTCGACGAAGAGACGATTCGCTCGATACCCAAGGCCGAAGTTCACGTGCACCTTGAGGGAACCTTCGAGCTGATCGACCTGATCGAGCTGGCCCGCGAATCCGGGGTGCCCCTTCCCGGGCCGGCGGCAACGCTGTTCGACCTCGGCACCCACTTTGCGCCAGACACAACCGACACGATTGACGCGGGCTCGGGGGTCGGCACGGGCGGGCTTTCGGCCTTCCTCCGCTTTCTCGACTGGCAGTGCGGTCTCATCCGCACACCGCAGCAGGCCTCGGCCCTGGCCTATCGGTTCGCCGCCCGGCAGAGTGCTTCGGGCATCCGCTACACCGACGTAATCGTCAACCCCACCCACTGGTCAGCCTGGCGCGGACGAGTCGGCGATCTGCTCTCTGCGCTCGCCGAAGGCTTCGACGAGGCCGAGCGTGACGGGCTGTGCGTGATCAACATCGCCTATTCCCTGCTGCGCACACAGAGCCAAGACGAGGCCACGACCATCGCCCGCTGGCTCGTCGAAACCCGACCCTCCCGCGTAATCGCGCTCTCGGTCGACGGAGACGAGCGCGTGGCGGGTCGCACCGCAGAGAAGTTCGCACCCGCCTTTGACATCGCCCGAGACGGCGGCCTGCGGCGCACAATCCACGCGGGTGAATCGAGCGGTGCGGAGGGTGTGTGGGATGCGATCCGGCACCTCCACGCCGAGCGCATCGACCACGGTGTGCGGGCCATCGACGACGACGAGCTCGTAGCTCACCTGGCCGAGACGGGCATCCCGCTCGACGTCTGCCTGCGGTCGAACCTCACGCTTGGGGTCTACCCCGACCTTGCGTCGCATCCGCTCGCAGAACTCATGCGTCGCGGCGTCACGGTGACCGTGAACACCGACGATCCTGCGCCCATCGGCACACGGCTCGAGAACGAGTGGAGCCTCGCAGCCGATGCTTATGGCTGGGGGCTGCCCCAGCTCATCGCGCTCGCCCATGCGTCGGTTACCGCCAGCTTCGCCCCGGATGCACTCGCAGCAGAACTGCACGAAGCAATTGACGCGCGGGCGCTCGCCCTTGGCGTGTAA
- a CDS encoding GntR family transcriptional regulator, translated as MTDDAPDELERLRRGVLRIAREADAAAEALPGENELARRLGVNRPQVRRALALLEQQGIVRRQQGAATTVDPVALRMGVRLEEQTEHSELLARLGYTPSVELLDSAIVDLPTSLRRNLSPRVPGRALRAVKRWRADGVAAMVAENHLALRDGFDGDLDPAASVFEAAAEVWGEELLWEIATPGLQTLDGDAAARLELEPGSPCLTLEIIGVVRSGLRVLHAFEWHHPSIVRYSLVRTIPAPWR; from the coding sequence ATGACCGACGACGCTCCCGACGAACTCGAGCGCCTGCGCCGCGGCGTGCTGCGCATTGCCCGGGAGGCCGATGCCGCAGCCGAGGCGCTGCCGGGCGAGAACGAGCTGGCCAGAAGGCTCGGCGTGAACCGGCCCCAGGTGCGCAGGGCCCTCGCACTTCTGGAGCAACAGGGCATTGTGCGGCGCCAGCAGGGGGCGGCCACGACCGTTGACCCCGTGGCGCTGCGGATGGGCGTGCGCCTTGAGGAGCAGACGGAACACAGCGAACTGCTCGCTCGGTTGGGTTACACCCCGAGCGTCGAGCTACTGGACTCGGCGATCGTCGACCTGCCCACGTCGCTCCGGCGCAACCTGAGCCCCCGCGTTCCCGGCCGCGCGCTGCGTGCCGTCAAGCGCTGGCGGGCGGACGGTGTGGCCGCGATGGTCGCGGAGAACCACCTGGCGCTTCGGGACGGATTCGACGGCGACCTCGACCCCGCAGCATCCGTCTTCGAGGCGGCCGCCGAGGTGTGGGGTGAGGAGCTGCTCTGGGAGATCGCGACCCCGGGCCTGCAAACGCTGGACGGGGATGCTGCGGCCAGGCTTGAGCTCGAGCCAGGGTCGCCCTGCCTCACGCTTGAGATCATCGGTGTCGTGCGCAGCGGGCTTCGCGTGCTGCACGCGTTCGAGTGGCACCATCCGTCGATCGTGCGGTACTCGCTCGTGCGCACGATCCCCGCGCCCTGGCGCTGA